The stretch of DNA TCTCGCCGATCATGCGCGCTTTCTCGATGGCGCGCGGGCCGCAGACCGTCAGCTGTCCGCTGGCCTTCCAGCCCGCCAGATAGCTGATCGAAACCTTGTAACTGTCGGTGGCGGGGGCACCACGGGCGCCCGTGACACGCACGCGGTCGTTGCCTTCGTCCTTGAGCCTGAGACTGGTGAAGTCCACCATCGTGTCCGGCGAGATGTAATGCTTGGGGTCGCCCATTTCGTACACCAGCTGCTCGGTCACGCTCCACTGGTTCACCAGGCCACCGGTGCCCGCCTGTTTGGTCACCACCATCTCGCCGTTCTCGCTGACTTCCACCACGGGGTAGCCGATGCCGGCGTAATCGGGCACTTCCCACCAGCGGCTGTAGTTGCCGCCGCTGCACTGGGCCCCGCACTCGGTGATGTGTCCGGCCACGGTGCCGGCCGCCAGCAGATCCCAGGCGTCCTTCTTCCAGCCGAATTCGTGAATCAGCGGACCCAGCGCCAGCCCGGGGTCGGACACGCGGCCCGCCAGTACGATCTGGGCACCCTTGCCCAGCGCCTCGGCGATGCAGAAACTGTCGATGTAGACATTGGCGGCGGTCACACGGTCACGGATCACGCTCAGCGGCTCGCCGGTTTCCATGTTGGCCAGCGGTGCGCCCGCGGCCATCAGCTCGTCCAGCCGGTGCAGGATGTCGTCGCCCTCGATGGTGCCAATGCGGATCTCCAGGCCCATCTTCTTCGCGGTGGCCTTGAGGGCGGCGCTGCAGGCGGGGGCGTTCACGCCGCCGGCATTGGAGACCAGCTTGATCTTCTTGGCCAGCAGGTCGGGCAGCACACGTTCGATCAGTTCCACGAAATCGCGCGCGAAGCCCGTGTTGGGGTCCTTCAGCTTCTGGCGCTGCATGATCGACAGCGTGACCTCGGCCAGGTAGTCCATGGTGAGATAGTCGATGCCGCCGCGCTGGATCAGCTGGACCGGTGCATCCACCGAATCGCCCCAGAATCCCTGACCGTTGGCTACCCGTACTGTTCGCATGATGATGCCTTTGCTTGCCCGGCGCGGTCGCCCGGTGAATGTGATCAGTTCTTGGAGTGGGGAATCGCTTCCCAGTCCGCGGCCTTCAGGCTCCAGCGGAAGCGCTGTGTACCTGCCGGACTCACGGCCGTGCGCACGAAAGCCTCGCCGTCCCAGGCCAGGCTCTCCGTGGCTGCCACGGCCGCTTCGGGAATCCTGGGAAATGGTGGGACAGGGCGCGGATAGAGCTTGCCGCTCTGCAGATCCCACAGCTGAAGCACTCCGGGAGTCTGGCGTGACACGGGGCCACTCCAGATCGCCAGCTCGGGTTCGGGGTCGCCGTCCATTTCGTCCAGCCAGCACTGCAGGGCCATGCCCGGTCTGGGCGCCAGTTGCTGCCAGGGAGTGACCATCAGAAAGGCGTGCCACACGGTCAGTTGCCAGTTTCCCTCCGCCACGTCCTCGCCGGCGGGCACTTCCACGCGGACTTTCCAGTTGTCGTGTTCCAGCTCCTGCTGATACAGGGGCTTGGACAATACGGCATCGACAGACGGCTCCGTCGTGGAGGACCTGTGTACACAGCCAACCAGTCCCGCGGAGAGCAGCATGGTCAGAGCGTATGGCAGCGGGCGGTGAATCGAGCGGAAAAGGGAGTGCATCAATGTCTTTCCGTGACTTGTCGCGATTGGCGCCAACTTAACTGCTGAAGCCGGGAATGGAAAGCAGCAGATGCAGGCCCAGCCCCACCAGCCCGCCCACCACGGCCCCGTTGACCCGGATCCACTGCAGGTCGCTGCCCACGCGTTCTTCCAGTTCGTCCGCCAGATCCTGGCCGCTGAGTGGTGACAGGTTGGCGCGCACCAGCTCGCCGATCCGGTGATGATGGCGCTCGGCCAGGCCCAGCAGGCGTGTGCGCAGCCAGAGTTCCAACTGCTCGCGCAGCCGGGCATCGTTTTCGATGCGTTCCAGT from Candidatus Delongbacteria bacterium encodes:
- a CDS encoding DUF1446 domain-containing protein, coding for MRTVRVANGQGFWGDSVDAPVQLIQRGGIDYLTMDYLAEVTLSIMQRQKLKDPNTGFARDFVELIERVLPDLLAKKIKLVSNAGGVNAPACSAALKATAKKMGLEIRIGTIEGDDILHRLDELMAAGAPLANMETGEPLSVIRDRVTAANVYIDSFCIAEALGKGAQIVLAGRVSDPGLALGPLIHEFGWKKDAWDLLAAGTVAGHITECGAQCSGGNYSRWWEVPDYAGIGYPVVEVSENGEMVVTKQAGTGGLVNQWSVTEQLVYEMGDPKHYISPDTMVDFTSLRLKDEGNDRVRVTGARGAPATDSYKVSISYLAGWKASGQLTVCGPRAIEKARMIGEIIWKRLESAGCVYEDTLTELVGIDSCHPGIAPVPADPPEVVLRLSCRDSDRAKVERFGKELAPVITNGPSGITGFAGGRPRAQEIVAFWPALVPKHLISTRVTVE